One Anopheles merus strain MAF unplaced genomic scaffold, AmerM5.1 LNR4000033, whole genome shotgun sequence DNA window includes the following coding sequences:
- the LOC121601144 gene encoding pro-resilin-like codes for MKILCVVVCIILMLVESLAQNNQYLPPDKGYAYDKPNQQFPSSPQPQPSPGRPAPSYGPPSQDNHHHEPGMPFDFQYKVNDIETQNDYSHKAVSDGDVTRGEYRVQLPDGRTQIVRYTADWKNGYNAEVSYEGEAKYPEGLGQGGANAGGYKY; via the exons tgtgttgttgtttgcattattttaatgTTGGTTGAATCATTagcacaaaacaatcaatattTGCCCCCGGATAAAGGTTATGCTTATGACAAACCAAACCAGCAGTTTCCCTCTTCACCTCAACCACAGCCTTCTCCTGGACGTCCAGCACCCTCTTATGGTCCACCTTCTCAGGATAAC CATCATCATGAACCTGGAATGCCTTTCGATTTCCAATATAAAGTGAATGACATTGAAACTCAAAATGATTATTCTCATAAAGCAGTGAGTGATGGAGATGTGACTCGTGGCGAGTATCGAGTTCAACTTCCGGATGGACGCACACAAATTGTGCGCTATACTGCTGACTGGAAGAATGGTTACAATGCAGAA gtATCATACGAAGGCGAAGCGAAATATCCAGAAGGACTTGGCCAAGGTGGTGCTAATGCAGGAGGATATAAGTACTAA